From the Fibrobacter sp. UWB11 genome, one window contains:
- a CDS encoding AAA family ATPase, translating to MNIDLGSLFFNASIETGGGTPSWGTALGQSAPDYKLTYPGAAEILIGMDYCYCPLSNSISCKLGKGGKEYKAIESQSAESKYEITKAAIFNNVYIKLDEKLISIDKPFILLVTRENENTHKGRRTLKYSDSTSIGEFNNKDFYDAVQVKLGGPNACWFAYAIDVVEQSKLIVSVIKVSDIHESYANPETRKKTWMSLLPASMQVSSGGQNFFFFNFSSSHTPSQIIYYGVPGCGKSNKIREQLKDVPEKNKVRVVFHPEYTNAEFIGQILPKVNGHVTYEFTPGPFTQIIKRAYLNPNEQFYLVIEEINRGNAAAIFGDTFQLLDRLKAGETDSLGNDPANAAVNTFTEGWSQYFVQNDDVNAYIRKTTELDDGSYQERNDGEPIEEIKIKEIHFNANTAIRLPPNLSILATMNTSDQNVFTLDNAFQRRFDMELVRNEFDLTKPAVKTQYEAEIDDTGIKWGQFWGWINAKITATLKGLSSTEDKRLGVWFVSNVGGIIDDKVFAEKVLKFLWDDVFKFKRPQIFADGIDTLEKLINFFEKPSEGKERFDVFKDKANLVAFVASPTL from the coding sequence ATGAATATTGATTTAGGCTCTCTTTTCTTTAACGCCTCCATTGAAACTGGAGGAGGAACACCTTCTTGGGGTACAGCTCTCGGACAATCTGCTCCAGATTACAAACTAACATATCCCGGTGCTGCGGAAATTTTGATTGGTATGGATTATTGTTATTGCCCGCTTTCAAATTCTATATCCTGTAAATTGGGAAAGGGAGGCAAGGAGTATAAAGCGATTGAATCGCAAAGCGCTGAAAGTAAATATGAAATCACTAAAGCCGCAATCTTTAATAACGTTTATATAAAACTTGATGAAAAATTGATTTCTATTGACAAACCATTTATTCTTCTTGTTACTCGTGAAAACGAAAATACGCATAAAGGAAGAAGGACGCTGAAATATTCCGATTCAACATCTATAGGTGAATTTAATAACAAAGATTTTTATGATGCTGTTCAAGTTAAGTTGGGTGGACCGAACGCATGCTGGTTTGCATATGCGATTGACGTTGTTGAGCAAAGTAAATTGATTGTTTCTGTTATTAAAGTTTCCGATATTCATGAATCATATGCAAATCCTGAAACGAGAAAGAAAACGTGGATGAGCCTGTTACCAGCGTCAATGCAGGTATCTTCCGGTGGGCAAAATTTTTTCTTCTTTAATTTTTCTTCCTCCCATACTCCTTCCCAAATCATCTATTACGGTGTTCCGGGTTGCGGAAAGAGCAATAAAATCAGGGAGCAACTGAAGGACGTTCCTGAGAAGAACAAGGTTCGTGTCGTGTTCCATCCGGAATACACCAACGCCGAGTTCATCGGGCAAATCTTGCCGAAAGTCAACGGTCACGTCACCTACGAATTTACGCCCGGGCCGTTTACGCAAATTATCAAGCGGGCTTATCTCAATCCCAATGAACAATTTTACCTGGTTATCGAAGAAATCAACCGCGGTAATGCGGCCGCCATTTTCGGCGACACCTTCCAGTTGTTGGATAGGCTCAAGGCTGGTGAAACGGACTCTCTCGGCAACGACCCTGCAAATGCGGCGGTAAACACGTTTACAGAAGGCTGGAGCCAGTATTTTGTCCAGAACGATGATGTTAATGCGTATATCCGCAAAACAACAGAACTGGATGATGGTTCTTACCAAGAACGGAACGACGGTGAACCTATTGAAGAAATTAAAATAAAAGAAATTCACTTCAATGCGAATACGGCTATCCGCCTACCGCCTAACCTTTCCATCTTGGCGACGATGAATACTAGCGACCAGAATGTGTTCACGTTGGATAACGCATTCCAGCGCCGTTTCGACATGGAACTGGTTCGCAACGAATTTGACCTCACTAAGCCCGCTGTCAAAACACAATACGAAGCGGAAATTGACGATACCGGTATTAAATGGGGACAATTCTGGGGATGGATCAACGCCAAAATTACGGCCACCCTCAAGGGTCTTTCTAGCACCGAAGACAAGCGGCTTGGAGTCTGGTTTGTGAGCAACGTGGGCGGCATTATCGACGACAAGGTCTTTGCCGAAAAGGTTTTGAAGTTCCTGTGGGATGACGTTTTCAAGTTCAAGCGTCCGCAGATTTTTGCAGATGGTATCGACACGTTGGAAAAACTGATTAACTTCTTTGAAAAACCGTCTGAAGGGAAAGAACGCTTTGACGTTTTCAAGGACAAGGCGAATCTTGTCGCATTTGTAGCATCGCCAACGCTGTAA
- the dcm gene encoding DNA (cytosine-5-)-methyltransferase: protein MAQTRQKKNVIRVFEGFAGYGGASFGLKRAKKALTNFDYTVVGYSEFDKYASKLFDANHRDAKGNPIKNWGDITQIDPNELPDFDLFTGGFPCQPFSSAGMQLGTEDPYGRGAMLGHIIRICRVKKPKYILLENVKGFTSGKFKPIHDQLVKDLIEMGYGTTEENTLAKVVLNSKDYGVPQNRERLWMFARLGGLPENFEIKPPEIQSDLKMADFLDNSPEKFLYLSDEQIAHLKEKHHIDSFVVKTPLCFDVYNKKIKKDGYSITITQPEHNSLRVIEPPKKSGKDKGKEIVRKMSVHEQFRLMGFDISRDKKNCEINFDNQSYSQLSKRAGNGWDVNVVGILLTHIWRQL, encoded by the coding sequence ATGGCCCAGACTCGACAGAAGAAGAATGTAATCAGGGTTTTTGAAGGCTTTGCTGGTTATGGCGGAGCATCCTTTGGATTGAAAAGAGCAAAAAAAGCTTTGACGAATTTTGATTACACTGTTGTTGGTTATTCAGAGTTCGATAAATACGCTTCGAAGTTATTTGACGCGAATCATCGTGATGCGAAAGGAAACCCTATAAAGAATTGGGGCGACATCACACAGATTGACCCTAATGAATTGCCTGATTTTGATTTGTTTACAGGCGGTTTTCCTTGCCAACCATTCTCTTCCGCAGGAATGCAATTGGGAACCGAAGATCCCTATGGTCGAGGGGCAATGCTTGGACATATCATTCGAATATGTCGAGTAAAAAAGCCGAAGTATATCCTTTTGGAAAATGTTAAAGGCTTTACTTCTGGAAAGTTTAAGCCCATCCACGATCAACTTGTAAAAGACTTGATTGAAATGGGATATGGCACGACGGAAGAAAACACATTGGCAAAGGTTGTTCTGAACTCGAAGGATTATGGGGTTCCGCAAAATAGAGAGCGCCTTTGGATGTTCGCTCGATTAGGTGGATTACCGGAAAACTTTGAAATAAAGCCCCCAGAAATCCAAAGTGATTTGAAAATGGCAGATTTCTTGGACAATTCCCCTGAAAAATTTCTTTATCTGTCAGATGAACAAATTGCTCATTTGAAGGAGAAACATCATATTGATTCTTTTGTCGTAAAAACGCCGTTGTGTTTTGACGTGTATAACAAGAAAATCAAAAAAGATGGCTACAGCATAACAATCACCCAGCCGGAACATAATAGTCTTCGTGTTATTGAGCCGCCTAAGAAATCTGGTAAAGATAAGGGCAAAGAAATTGTTCGAAAGATGTCTGTTCATGAGCAATTTCGTCTGATGGGTTTTGACATATCTCGTGATAAAAAGAATTGCGAAATCAACTTCGACAATCAGTCTTATTCACAATTATCCAAAAGAGCCGGAAATGGCTGGGATGTGAATGTCGTCGGAATTCTTTTGACCCATATATGGAGGCAACTATAA